The Acidimicrobiales bacterium sequence TGCCGTCGGTGGGGTTGTAGCCCATGGCTGCTCGCTCCGTTCTCGCCGGCGGCGACCGCCGGACCGTTGCGTCTACTTGCACACTGTTCTAGTGTTACTTGCACAGTGTTCCAGAACCCCTCCCCGAACGTCAAGCGCGTGATCCGATCCGCCGTCCGACCCGCCCCACAACGATGAGCAAGGCCGTCACCAACACCGGCCGTCGGGCCGGGCTCGATCGAGACGACATGGTCGCCGCCGCGATCGCCCTCGTGGAAGCGGAGGGCGTGGACGCACTCACCATGCGCCGGCTCGCCGGTGCGCTGGGGGTCACCACCAACACCGTCTACTGGCACGTCGGCAACCGCGACGAGCTGATCCTCGAGATCATCCGGGCCAACGCCGAGCGGGTCGCGGCCGTACCCATCGACGGCGCCACCCCGCGCGAGCGGGTGTTCTCCGCGGCCCGCCACCTGTGGGACATCGCCATGCAGAACCGCGCGGTCACCTCGCTCGCTCACCAGACCGGCAACGCGGCGGCCCAGGTCCACCCCGTCGAAGTGACCCTCGCCCGCGAGCTGGAGGCTGCCGGGCTGCGGGGCGACGACCTCGCCCGGGCCCAGCGGGCGATCCAGATCACCGTCGGCGGATTCCTCCTCAGCGCCCTGCGCCGCGACGCCGCCGAGACGGCCGCCACCCGACCCCGCGCCCAGATGCTCTCCACCGATGACGGACTCGAGCCGGAGACCGTCGAAGCGCTCGCCGCCCCGCCCGACTACGAAGCCGTCCTCGACGACACCCTCCGCACCATCATCGCCCGCCACGTCCCCTGAC is a genomic window containing:
- a CDS encoding TetR family transcriptional regulator, whose amino-acid sequence is MSKAVTNTGRRAGLDRDDMVAAAIALVEAEGVDALTMRRLAGALGVTTNTVYWHVGNRDELILEIIRANAERVAAVPIDGATPRERVFSAARHLWDIAMQNRAVTSLAHQTGNAAAQVHPVEVTLARELEAAGLRGDDLARAQRAIQITVGGFLLSALRRDAAETAATRPRAQMLSTDDGLEPETVEALAAPPDYEAVLDDTLRTIIARHVP